The following are encoded in a window of Posidoniimonas polymericola genomic DNA:
- a CDS encoding AMP nucleosidase, with amino-acid sequence MITKRDIAQDWLSRYTGMPLEMFGTHILLTNFGNYVRHFAERFSCPIFGEDRPMQAATNTHGLTIINFGIGSPNAATVMDLLTAVEPNAVLFLGKCGGLKESTEIGHFILPIGAIRGEGTSDDYLPPLVPALPSFKLHKFVSEKLVARHLEYRTGVIYTTNRRVWEHDDRFRESLKQYTPIAIDMETATIFVVGHANQIARGALLLVSDLPMTPEGVKSTASDARVTRDWSDVHLDVGIESLHQIEEQGEEIKHFQY; translated from the coding sequence ATGATCACCAAACGCGATATCGCGCAAGACTGGTTGAGCCGGTATACGGGCATGCCGCTAGAGATGTTTGGCACGCACATCCTGCTAACCAACTTTGGCAACTACGTCCGCCACTTCGCGGAGCGGTTCTCATGCCCGATTTTTGGCGAGGACCGGCCAATGCAGGCGGCGACCAATACGCACGGCCTGACGATCATAAATTTTGGGATCGGGTCACCCAATGCCGCGACCGTGATGGACCTGCTCACGGCGGTGGAGCCCAATGCGGTGCTCTTCCTGGGCAAGTGCGGCGGGCTGAAGGAATCGACTGAAATCGGCCACTTCATTCTGCCGATCGGGGCGATCCGCGGCGAGGGGACCTCCGACGACTACTTGCCGCCGCTGGTGCCGGCACTGCCATCGTTTAAGCTCCACAAGTTTGTCTCGGAGAAGCTGGTCGCCCGGCATCTGGAGTACCGGACCGGCGTGATCTACACGACCAACCGCCGTGTCTGGGAGCACGACGACCGCTTCCGCGAGAGCCTGAAGCAGTACACTCCGATTGCCATCGACATGGAGACCGCCACGATTTTTGTCGTCGGCCACGCCAATCAGATCGCCCGCGGGGCACTGTTGTTGGTGTCGGACCTGCCGATGACGCCCGAGGGCGTCAAATCCACCGCCAGCGACGCCCGCGTTACCCGCGACTGGTCCGACGTGCACCTGGACGTCGGCATCGAGTCCCTGCATCAGATCGAGGAGCAGGGCGAAGAAATCAAGCACTTCCAGTACTAA